A single region of the Legionella oakridgensis ATCC 33761 = DSM 21215 genome encodes:
- a CDS encoding DUF1566 domain-containing protein produces the protein MNKKRYLIALWSAFTMASTGYAGNPTTKEYVDAQVTRLQSQIAAIPAGPQGAQGPQGAQGPQGTQGEPAPSYAVGDQAMGGIVFWVDDTGQHGLIAATADNDGGAGIVWDSAAGTPQDPYSITGASSDGIFAGRANNGQIMAILIQNGANNFAAQVCANYAIQADGTTDCASVGAAGASCYADWYLPSKFELNQLYLQRAVVGGFNLVDGNYWSSTEFSQDQAWLLQFSVNGEPEHFDKDNTFRVRCIRAFS, from the coding sequence ATGAATAAAAAACGCTATTTAATTGCGCTGTGGTCAGCTTTTACCATGGCAAGTACGGGCTATGCTGGCAATCCGACTACCAAAGAATACGTGGATGCTCAAGTAACGAGACTACAGTCGCAAATTGCTGCCATTCCTGCTGGTCCTCAAGGTGCACAAGGTCCTCAAGGTGCGCAAGGTCCTCAAGGTACGCAAGGCGAACCTGCTCCATCGTATGCCGTTGGTGACCAAGCGATGGGTGGTATTGTGTTTTGGGTGGATGATACAGGCCAACATGGTTTGATTGCGGCTACGGCAGATAATGACGGCGGAGCTGGAATCGTTTGGGATTCTGCTGCAGGAACTCCACAAGATCCATATTCCATTACTGGCGCTTCAAGCGATGGCATATTCGCTGGAAGGGCAAATAATGGTCAAATCATGGCAATTCTAATACAGAATGGTGCTAATAATTTTGCCGCACAAGTTTGCGCCAATTATGCTATCCAAGCTGATGGCACCACAGATTGCGCCTCTGTAGGTGCTGCAGGAGCCAGTTGCTATGCTGATTGGTATCTACCGTCGAAATTTGAGCTGAATCAACTGTATTTGCAAAGAGCTGTGGTGGGTGGGTTTAATCTTGTTGATGGCAACTACTGGAGTTCAACTGAGTTTAGTCAAGATCAAGCATGGCTTCTGCAGTTTTCCGTCAATGGTGAGCCAGAACATTTCGATAAGGATAACACTTTTCGGGTTCGGTGCATCCG
- a CDS encoding Dabb family protein, with translation MINHIVFLTFKAHITESEINSVLEQLGHLMTVIPAMKDFSFGKNCSPEKLSQGYTHAFIMKFDDAHGRDVYLNHPEHKRIAAELIFPMLENGFESVVVVDYAA, from the coding sequence ATGATCAATCATATTGTTTTCTTAACCTTTAAAGCTCACATAACAGAATCTGAAATTAACTCTGTTTTAGAACAGTTAGGTCATTTAATGACTGTTATTCCCGCCATGAAAGATTTTTCATTTGGAAAGAATTGTAGCCCTGAAAAACTGAGCCAGGGATACACGCATGCGTTCATCATGAAATTTGATGATGCCCATGGAAGAGACGTTTATTTAAATCATCCAGAACATAAAAGAATAGCTGCCGAACTTATTTTCCCTATGTTGGAAAACGGTTTTGAATCCGTTGTAGTGGTTGACTATGCAGCGTAA